A genomic stretch from Antarcticibacterium flavum includes:
- a CDS encoding ComEA family DNA-binding protein produces MKNIRSHFVFNRSQQNGIFLLVVIIIFLQLVYYFYNFTTSGGSPGPLDEELVRLQQKIDSARMAGAMGDTVRIYPFNPNFITDYRGYTLGMSIEEIDRLHVYRAGDKWINSAEEFQKITGVSDSLLKVISPYFQFPEWVTSGRRNSGRNVAVPVTRPSAEKRNLNTAGPEDLIKVRGIGEVLAGRIVNYRSKIGGFVSDLQLKDIYGLSFEAREQLLGEFTVKEPPAYEIYNINRATVMELSSVPYIDYELAREIVNYRLLHEKIHTFEELSKINSFPSEKIDRIALYLTLE; encoded by the coding sequence ATGAAGAATATTAGATCCCATTTTGTTTTCAATAGAAGTCAGCAGAATGGGATCTTTTTATTGGTAGTTATCATAATTTTTCTTCAGCTGGTATACTACTTTTATAATTTTACAACTTCAGGAGGAAGTCCCGGGCCTCTGGATGAGGAGCTGGTGAGACTGCAGCAAAAAATAGATTCAGCCCGTATGGCCGGCGCGATGGGAGATACTGTGCGCATCTATCCTTTTAATCCTAATTTTATAACAGATTATCGTGGCTATACCCTTGGAATGTCTATTGAAGAAATTGACAGGCTGCACGTTTATCGCGCCGGGGATAAGTGGATAAATTCTGCTGAAGAATTTCAGAAAATTACCGGGGTATCAGATTCATTGCTGAAGGTGATCTCTCCTTATTTCCAATTCCCGGAGTGGGTGACTTCCGGCAGAAGGAATTCTGGAAGAAATGTCGCTGTTCCTGTCACAAGACCTTCAGCAGAAAAAAGGAACCTTAATACCGCAGGCCCGGAGGATTTAATTAAGGTGCGGGGAATAGGTGAGGTACTGGCAGGAAGAATAGTCAATTACAGAAGCAAAATTGGTGGTTTTGTAAGTGATTTGCAGCTTAAGGATATCTACGGCCTCTCCTTTGAAGCCAGGGAGCAGCTTCTTGGAGAGTTTACCGTAAAGGAACCTCCTGCTTATGAAATCTATAATATCAATAGGGCTACAGTGATGGAATTAAGTAGTGTTCCCTATATAGATTATGAACTGGCGAGGGAGATTGTTAACTATCGACTATTGCATGAAAAAATTCACACCTTTGAAGAATTATCAAAAATAAACAGCTTTCCTTCAGAAAAAATTGACAGGATTGCGTTATATTTGACCTTAGAATAA
- a CDS encoding acyl-CoA dehydrogenase family protein, translating to MSSMYFTEEHELFRKSFREFLQKEVVPHIDKWEKTGTIERFIWKKFGDMGYFGLIYPEKYGGMDLDLFYTVIFLEELQKINSGGFAAAMWAHAYLAMTHLNAEGDEDIKENYLAPSIAGDKIGCLCITEPFGGSDVAGMKSTAVKKGDSYIINGSKTFITNGVYSDYLVVAAKTDPEKGAKGMSIFLVDRDTPGISATKLDKLGWRASDTAEIAFDNVEIPAKNLMGEEGKGFPYIMQHFAFERLIMGVNAHARAEYALDYTIDYMGERVAFGKTIDKFQALRHSVADMASEVEMAKEFNYSIVKRMIDGVYVVKEASMSKLMSTKIADDVIYKCLQFLGGYGYMEDYPLARMLRDSRLGPIGGGTSEILREIIAKMIIDKKEYKPAAQEVRGEQR from the coding sequence ATGAGTAGTATGTATTTTACAGAAGAGCATGAACTCTTCAGAAAAAGCTTCAGGGAGTTTTTGCAGAAAGAGGTAGTGCCACATATAGATAAGTGGGAAAAGACGGGAACCATTGAGCGTTTCATTTGGAAGAAATTTGGAGATATGGGTTACTTTGGCCTTATATATCCTGAAAAATACGGGGGGATGGACCTTGATCTATTTTATACTGTTATTTTCCTTGAAGAATTACAAAAGATAAACAGTGGCGGTTTTGCAGCTGCAATGTGGGCACATGCGTATCTTGCGATGACGCATTTAAATGCTGAGGGTGATGAGGACATCAAGGAGAACTATTTAGCTCCAAGTATTGCCGGGGATAAGATTGGATGTCTTTGTATTACAGAGCCATTTGGCGGTAGTGATGTAGCCGGCATGAAATCTACGGCAGTAAAGAAAGGTGATTCCTATATCATAAACGGTTCCAAGACTTTTATCACAAATGGGGTATATTCAGATTACCTCGTGGTTGCTGCCAAAACGGATCCTGAAAAAGGAGCCAAAGGAATGAGTATTTTTCTTGTAGACAGGGATACTCCTGGAATCTCTGCTACTAAACTTGATAAATTAGGCTGGAGAGCATCAGACACTGCAGAGATTGCTTTCGACAATGTAGAGATCCCTGCCAAAAATCTTATGGGTGAGGAAGGAAAAGGCTTTCCTTATATCATGCAGCATTTTGCCTTTGAAAGATTGATCATGGGAGTTAATGCTCACGCGCGTGCAGAGTACGCTCTGGATTATACTATAGACTATATGGGGGAGCGGGTTGCCTTTGGAAAGACAATAGATAAATTCCAGGCGCTTAGACATTCTGTGGCCGATATGGCAAGTGAGGTTGAAATGGCAAAAGAATTCAATTACTCTATTGTAAAGAGAATGATAGATGGGGTATACGTGGTGAAAGAAGCCAGTATGTCCAAATTAATGTCTACAAAAATTGCAGATGATGTTATCTATAAGTGCCTTCAGTTCCTTGGAGGTTATGGCTATATGGAGGACTATCCCCTGGCGAGAATGTTAAGGGACAGCCGTCTTGGGCCTATTGGAGGTGGAACATCTGAGATCCTTAGGGAAATCATTGCAAAGATGATCATCGATAAAAAGGAGTATAAGCCTGCAGCGCAGGAGGTGAGAGGCGAGCAGCGATAA
- the secE gene encoding preprotein translocase subunit SecE, which translates to MAGIVNYISESYSELKNHVTWPTWPEAQRLTIVVAVFSIIFSLAIWGVDTVFSGIIEQYFEWIKS; encoded by the coding sequence ATGGCAGGAATCGTCAATTATATTTCAGAGTCTTACAGCGAGTTGAAAAACCACGTGACCTGGCCAACCTGGCCTGAGGCTCAAAGGCTTACAATAGTTGTAGCTGTTTTTTCAATTATATTTTCTTTGGCAATCTGGGGTGTAGATACCGTTTTCAGTGGGATCATTGAACAATATTTTGAGTGGATCAAATCATAA
- the nusG gene encoding transcription termination/antitermination protein NusG yields the protein MAEVKDKKWYVVRAVSGQENKVKEYIEREISHQGMEDLVSEVLVPTEKVIQIRNGKKISKERVYFPGYVMILANLTGEIPHVIKGINGVIGFLGETKGGDPVPLRRSEVNRMLGKVDELSVKADNVAIPFTIGETIKVIDGPFNGFNGTVEKINEEKRKLEVMVKIFGRKTPLELSYMQVEKV from the coding sequence ATGGCAGAGGTTAAGGATAAAAAATGGTATGTAGTTCGTGCCGTAAGTGGTCAGGAAAATAAAGTAAAGGAATACATAGAACGTGAGATCTCACACCAGGGAATGGAAGATCTTGTGAGTGAAGTTTTGGTTCCTACAGAAAAGGTGATCCAGATTAGAAATGGAAAGAAGATTTCCAAGGAGCGCGTTTACTTTCCAGGTTATGTAATGATCCTTGCCAACCTTACAGGTGAAATTCCTCATGTTATAAAAGGTATAAATGGTGTAATTGGATTTTTAGGTGAGACAAAAGGAGGAGATCCTGTGCCGCTTAGAAGATCTGAGGTAAACCGTATGCTGGGGAAAGTTGATGAACTTTCTGTAAAAGCAGATAATGTTGCAATACCATTCACAATTGGTGAAACTATTAAAGTAATAGACGGGCCTTTCAACGGCTTCAATGGTACGGTGGAAAAAATTAATGAAGAAAAGCGTAAGCTTGAGGTGATGGTGAAGATCTTCGGAAGAAAAACTCCATTGGAACTTAGCTATATGCAAGTAGAAAAAGTATAA
- a CDS encoding amino acid carrier protein codes for MRKYLLSLFFSFSILSLFAQELDVKANIGNPSNIINDGFVELEVTGGVPPYTYKWDDQGTSLNSPRAQGLAEGVPVNVIITDAEGTSTTRSYKVEANAITEHFNGSFKPIVASMEKVLFWDLFSAIGIYDPVVYADAKNVPTPGWTAGIEDRFVLKQWLKPENSQINKGEPIAIVESDTGEDMEVLAPASGTLEYLVEEGKVIYNFENKQHVIEQGAHNLARIVYDEKVPLTHPNGDPQTKNIPFIVVWLLFGALFFTLRMGFINIRGFRHSLQLARGKYDDPDAPGQVTHFQALATAVSGTVGLGNIAGVAVAISLGGAGATFWMIIAGLLGMSSKFVECTLGVKYRFINSEGRVFGGPMNYLRYGLEKRNKKGLGKVLAGLFAILAIGASFGGGNMFQANQSFEALQGQMPFLIGNGFWFGVVTAILVGVVIIGGINSIAKVTGRIVPVMAGVYILGCLAVIGINIENIGPAFTAIYDGAFSPSALKGGIIGVLIVGFQRAAFSNEAGVGSAAIAHSAAKTNHPPSEGFVALLEPFIDTVVVCTLTALVLIFTGKHEAVGIAGAQLTSDAFGSVIFWFPYVLAAAVFLFAFSTMISWSYYGMRAWTYLFGKSIKSEIIYKVLFLVFVVVGASVSLGAVLDFSDMMILAMSFPNIIGLYIMSGEVRTDLRDYMRKLKAGELFKKQVEVK; via the coding sequence TTCATTTTCAATTTTATCATTATTTGCCCAGGAGCTGGATGTTAAAGCTAACATAGGAAATCCCTCCAATATTATTAATGACGGGTTTGTTGAACTGGAAGTAACAGGAGGTGTTCCTCCCTATACTTATAAATGGGATGACCAGGGCACATCCCTTAACTCTCCACGCGCACAGGGTCTTGCTGAGGGCGTGCCGGTAAATGTAATTATTACAGATGCTGAGGGAACTTCTACCACCCGGTCCTACAAGGTAGAAGCAAATGCAATTACTGAACATTTTAACGGAAGTTTTAAGCCTATCGTGGCAAGTATGGAAAAGGTACTATTTTGGGATCTTTTCTCGGCTATTGGTATTTACGACCCGGTGGTGTATGCCGATGCAAAGAACGTACCTACCCCGGGCTGGACGGCCGGGATTGAGGACAGATTTGTCCTGAAACAATGGCTAAAACCTGAGAACTCCCAGATTAATAAAGGGGAACCAATAGCAATAGTTGAATCTGATACCGGGGAAGACATGGAAGTTCTTGCTCCTGCCAGTGGTACCCTTGAGTACCTGGTAGAAGAAGGTAAGGTGATCTATAATTTCGAAAATAAACAACATGTTATAGAGCAGGGAGCACATAACCTGGCTCGAATAGTATATGATGAGAAGGTGCCGTTAACCCATCCCAATGGAGACCCTCAAACAAAAAATATCCCCTTCATTGTGGTTTGGCTGCTGTTTGGAGCTTTATTCTTCACCCTTCGAATGGGCTTTATAAACATACGAGGTTTTCGTCACTCCCTGCAACTTGCACGTGGAAAGTATGATGATCCCGATGCCCCGGGACAGGTAACACATTTCCAGGCGCTGGCAACTGCGGTTTCGGGTACTGTGGGGCTTGGTAATATTGCCGGGGTGGCAGTAGCTATTTCTTTAGGTGGTGCAGGTGCAACTTTTTGGATGATCATCGCAGGTCTCCTTGGGATGTCCTCTAAGTTTGTAGAATGTACCCTTGGTGTAAAATACAGGTTTATTAACAGTGAAGGAAGGGTTTTTGGAGGACCTATGAACTACCTGCGTTACGGACTTGAAAAGAGAAACAAAAAAGGTTTAGGGAAAGTACTTGCAGGCCTCTTTGCTATCCTCGCGATTGGTGCCTCTTTTGGAGGTGGAAATATGTTCCAGGCAAACCAGTCCTTTGAAGCTTTACAGGGCCAAATGCCTTTCCTTATTGGTAACGGCTTCTGGTTTGGAGTAGTAACTGCTATTCTGGTAGGTGTCGTGATCATTGGAGGTATTAATAGTATCGCTAAAGTAACTGGAAGAATAGTTCCTGTTATGGCCGGTGTTTATATTCTTGGATGTCTTGCAGTAATAGGAATAAATATTGAAAATATTGGACCCGCCTTCACCGCGATATATGATGGTGCGTTTAGCCCGTCTGCACTAAAAGGGGGAATAATTGGAGTATTGATCGTTGGGTTCCAGCGTGCCGCGTTCTCTAACGAGGCCGGGGTAGGATCTGCAGCTATTGCACATAGTGCAGCTAAGACAAATCATCCTCCATCTGAAGGTTTTGTGGCACTCCTTGAGCCATTTATTGATACAGTAGTGGTTTGTACACTTACCGCGCTTGTATTAATTTTTACAGGAAAACATGAGGCAGTTGGAATTGCAGGGGCACAGTTAACATCTGATGCTTTTGGAAGCGTGATCTTCTGGTTCCCATATGTACTTGCAGCAGCGGTATTCCTCTTCGCTTTCTCCACCATGATCTCCTGGTCATATTACGGGATGAGAGCCTGGACCTATCTCTTTGGAAAGAGTATTAAGAGTGAGATCATTTATAAAGTGCTTTTCCTGGTATTTGTGGTGGTTGGAGCTTCTGTAAGTTTAGGTGCCGTTCTGGATTTCTCAGATATGATGATCCTTGCTATGTCCTTTCCTAATATCATTGGTTTATACATCATGTCTGGCGAAGTGCGAACAGATCTTCGTGATTATATGAGGAAGTTAAAGGCAGGAGAATTATTTAAAAAACAGGTAGAAGTGAAGTAA
- a CDS encoding tyrosine-type recombinase/integrase gives MPYSKFLDYLLLEKKYSIHTVNAYKADLSSFSKFIKLEYDQRSLREVNYSQVRSWIVKLVNSGLSNRSVNRKISSLKAYYRFLLNVGEVEKNPLAAHKALKTKKTIQIPFSPEEVEQVLGFEEPTNFASARNAAIVMMLYATGIRRAELIGIKQQDLDMENRLVKVLGKRNKERTIPLLPELCKKLETYLKYRDELPGSKDPNLFLTEKGIKVYENLVYRIINNYFSEASNKQKKSPHILRHSFATHLLNKGANLNAVKELLGHSSLAATQVYTHNSIGELSKVYNKAHPRQAKK, from the coding sequence ATGCCCTATAGTAAATTCCTTGATTACCTTCTCCTCGAAAAGAAGTATTCCATTCATACGGTGAATGCTTATAAAGCCGATCTCTCTTCCTTTTCAAAATTCATAAAACTTGAATACGATCAAAGATCCCTTAGGGAAGTCAATTATTCCCAGGTTAGGAGTTGGATTGTTAAACTTGTGAACAGTGGCTTGAGCAACAGGAGCGTCAACAGGAAGATCTCCTCTTTAAAAGCCTATTACAGGTTTTTGCTGAATGTAGGGGAGGTGGAGAAAAACCCTCTTGCTGCTCACAAAGCATTGAAAACAAAGAAAACTATTCAAATCCCCTTTTCTCCTGAGGAAGTTGAGCAGGTGCTCGGTTTTGAGGAACCAACTAATTTTGCTTCAGCCCGTAACGCTGCTATTGTTATGATGCTTTACGCGACAGGCATACGCCGGGCAGAATTAATTGGGATCAAGCAGCAGGACCTGGATATGGAGAACCGGTTGGTGAAGGTCCTGGGAAAACGCAATAAGGAGCGCACTATTCCTTTGCTGCCCGAATTATGTAAAAAGCTCGAGACTTACCTTAAGTACAGGGATGAGCTTCCCGGCTCAAAAGATCCTAATTTATTTCTTACCGAAAAGGGAATTAAAGTATATGAAAACCTTGTTTATAGGATTATAAATAATTACTTTAGTGAGGCATCCAATAAACAAAAAAAGAGCCCGCATATATTAAGGCACTCTTTTGCCACTCATTTATTAAATAAGGGTGCAAATTTAAATGCAGTAAAAGAATTATTGGGCCATTCCAGTTTGGCAGCTACGCAGGTTTATACGCACAACAGCATTGGGGAGTTAAGTAAGGTGTACAACAAGGCGCATCCACGCCAGGCTAAAAAATGA
- the rplJ gene encoding 50S ribosomal protein L10 has translation MTREEKSLVIEDLTAQLANNQIIYLADISGLNALNTSNLRRACFKANVKLAVVKNTLLAKAMEASDKEFGELPSVLKGNTSIMISETGNAPAKVIKEFRKKSDRPLLKGAFIEEAIYVGDDYLETLVNIKSREELIGDIVGLLQSPAKNVVSALKSSGGKLAGILKTLSEKEEK, from the coding sequence ATGACAAGAGAAGAAAAATCATTAGTAATTGAAGATTTAACTGCGCAGTTAGCAAATAATCAAATTATTTACCTTGCGGATATTTCTGGCCTTAACGCCTTGAATACTTCAAACCTACGTAGAGCTTGTTTCAAAGCAAACGTAAAACTTGCAGTAGTTAAAAATACATTGCTTGCAAAAGCTATGGAAGCATCAGATAAAGAATTTGGTGAACTTCCTTCAGTTTTAAAAGGCAATACATCTATTATGATCTCTGAGACCGGAAACGCTCCGGCCAAAGTGATCAAAGAATTCAGAAAAAAATCTGATAGGCCTTTACTTAAAGGAGCTTTTATTGAAGAAGCTATCTATGTAGGAGATGATTACCTGGAGACCCTTGTAAACATCAAATCAAGAGAAGAACTTATTGGAGATATTGTTGGTTTACTACAATCACCTGCGAAGAACGTTGTTTCTGCGCTTAAATCAAGTGGTGGTAAACTAGCCGGAATTCTTAAAACTCTTTCTGAAAAAGAAGAGAAATAA
- the hpf gene encoding ribosome hibernation-promoting factor, HPF/YfiA family codes for MKVNVQSVNFNADQKLIDFIQVRLDKLEHYYDKVIFADVYLKVQNTSDKENKVSEILLSIPGGDLIVKKTCKKFEECVDECVSTLQRQLKKRKEKMKAYA; via the coding sequence ATGAAAGTAAATGTGCAATCCGTCAATTTCAATGCAGATCAAAAGTTAATTGATTTTATCCAGGTAAGATTGGACAAATTAGAACATTATTACGACAAGGTGATCTTTGCCGATGTTTATTTGAAAGTGCAAAATACAAGTGATAAAGAGAATAAAGTTTCAGAAATTTTATTGAGTATTCCGGGTGGGGATCTAATTGTGAAGAAAACCTGTAAAAAATTCGAAGAGTGTGTGGATGAGTGTGTTAGCACATTACAGCGCCAGCTTAAGAAGAGAAAAGAAAAAATGAAGGCCTATGCATAA
- the rpsU gene encoding 30S ribosomal protein S21, with amino-acid sequence MLIIPVKDGENIDRALKRFKRKFDRTGTMRQLRSRQHFTKPSVERRAQVQKAQYIQHLRDQEEI; translated from the coding sequence ATGTTAATTATACCAGTTAAAGACGGAGAAAATATCGACAGAGCGCTGAAGCGTTTTAAAAGAAAATTTGATAGAACCGGAACAATGCGCCAGTTGAGAAGCAGGCAGCATTTTACAAAACCGTCTGTTGAACGTAGGGCTCAAGTCCAGAAAGCACAATACATCCAGCATTTAAGAGACCAGGAAGAGATCTAG
- the tuf gene encoding elongation factor Tu has protein sequence MAKETYSRSKPHLNVGTIGHVDHGKTTLTAAITKVMADAGYSEARSFDQIDNAPEEKERGITINSSHVEYSTANRHYAHVDCPGHADYVKNMVTGAAQMDGAILVVAATDGPMPQTREHILLGRQVGIPRIVVFLNKVDLVDDEELLELVEMEIRELLSFYEYDGDNGPVISGSALGALNGEEKWVNTVMELMEAVDSWIELPERDVDKPFLMPIEDVFSITGRGTVATGRIETGVANTGDPVEIIGMGAGKLTSTITGVEMFRKILDRGEAGDNVGILLRGIEKTQISRGMVITKPGSVTPHAKFKAEVYILKKEEGGRHTPFHNNYRPQFYVRTTDVTGTINLPEGVEMVMPGDNLTIHVDLLQPIAMNVGLRFAIREGGRTVGAGQVTEILD, from the coding sequence ATGGCAAAGGAAACTTATAGTCGTTCCAAACCGCACTTAAACGTTGGTACGATAGGACACGTAGATCACGGAAAAACAACTTTAACTGCAGCGATTACTAAGGTAATGGCTGATGCTGGTTATTCAGAAGCCAGGTCTTTTGATCAAATCGACAACGCTCCGGAAGAAAAAGAAAGAGGTATTACAATTAACTCTTCGCACGTTGAATATTCAACTGCAAACCGTCACTATGCGCACGTTGACTGTCCAGGTCACGCCGATTATGTTAAGAACATGGTTACTGGTGCTGCACAAATGGACGGTGCTATTCTTGTGGTTGCGGCTACAGATGGTCCAATGCCACAAACTCGTGAGCACATCCTTCTAGGACGCCAGGTAGGTATCCCAAGAATCGTTGTATTCCTTAACAAAGTTGACCTTGTTGACGATGAGGAATTATTAGAGCTTGTTGAGATGGAAATTAGAGAATTACTTTCATTCTATGAGTATGATGGTGATAACGGACCTGTAATTTCAGGATCTGCTCTTGGTGCACTTAACGGTGAAGAGAAGTGGGTAAACACTGTAATGGAATTGATGGAAGCTGTAGATAGCTGGATCGAATTGCCAGAGCGTGATGTTGATAAGCCATTCCTAATGCCTATTGAAGATGTATTCTCTATTACTGGTCGTGGTACTGTTGCAACCGGTCGTATCGAAACTGGTGTTGCAAACACTGGAGATCCTGTAGAGATCATTGGTATGGGAGCTGGAAAACTTACTTCTACTATCACAGGAGTTGAGATGTTCCGTAAGATATTAGACAGAGGTGAAGCTGGAGATAACGTTGGTATCCTTTTAAGAGGTATCGAGAAAACTCAGATCTCAAGAGGTATGGTAATCACCAAGCCAGGATCTGTAACTCCACACGCTAAATTCAAAGCTGAGGTTTATATCCTTAAGAAAGAAGAAGGTGGACGTCACACTCCATTCCACAATAACTACCGTCCACAGTTCTACGTTCGTACAACAGACGTAACTGGAACTATCAACCTTCCAGAAGGTGTTGAGATGGTAATGCCTGGAGATAACTTAACTATCCACGTTGACCTTTTACAGCCAATCGCAATGAATGTTGGTCTACGTTTCGCTATCCGTGAAGGTGGTAGAACAGTAGGTGCTGGACAGGTAACTGAGATTTTAGACTAA
- the rplL gene encoding 50S ribosomal protein L7/L12 has translation MADLKDFAEQLVNLTVKEVNELATILKDEYGIEPAAAAVAVAGGAAGGGEEAAEEQTEFDVILKAAGASKLAVVKLVKELTGLGLKDAKELVDNAPKPVKEGVAKDEAEALKTQLEEAGAEVELK, from the coding sequence ATGGCAGATTTAAAAGATTTCGCAGAGCAATTGGTTAACTTGACAGTAAAAGAAGTTAATGAGTTAGCTACAATTTTGAAAGACGAGTATGGTATCGAGCCTGCTGCTGCAGCTGTAGCTGTTGCTGGTGGTGCTGCTGGAGGTGGTGAAGAAGCCGCTGAAGAGCAAACTGAATTTGATGTAATCCTTAAAGCAGCTGGAGCTTCTAAGCTTGCAGTAGTTAAATTGGTAAAAGAGCTTACCGGTCTTGGTCTTAAAGACGCAAAAGAATTGGTAGACAACGCTCCAAAACCAGTTAAAGAAGGAGTTGCAAAAGACGAAGCTGAAGCACTTAAAACACAGTTAGAAGAAGCAGGAGCCGAGGTTGAGCTTAAATAA
- the rplA gene encoding 50S ribosomal protein L1, whose translation MAKVTKKLKEAQAKIENGKMYSVAEASALVKEISYENFDASVDLAVRLNVDPRKANQMVRGVVTLPHGTGKDVKVLALVTPDKEAEAKEAGADFVGLDEYLDKIKGGWTDVDVIITMPSVMGKLGPLGRILGPRGLMPNPKTGTVTMDVAKAVSDVKAGKIDFKVDKTGIVHAGIGKASFDADKIAGNARELLTTLVKLKPQAAKGVYIKSIHISSTMSPSVEIDTKRFTEQ comes from the coding sequence ATGGCAAAAGTAACTAAGAAGCTTAAGGAAGCACAGGCTAAGATCGAAAACGGAAAAATGTATTCGGTAGCTGAAGCTTCTGCTTTAGTAAAAGAAATATCCTACGAGAATTTTGACGCCTCTGTGGATCTTGCTGTTCGTTTGAACGTAGATCCTCGTAAAGCTAATCAAATGGTAAGAGGGGTTGTAACCCTTCCTCACGGAACAGGTAAGGATGTAAAGGTTCTTGCTTTGGTAACTCCAGATAAGGAAGCTGAAGCTAAAGAAGCCGGAGCAGACTTCGTAGGATTGGACGAGTACCTCGATAAGATCAAAGGAGGTTGGACAGATGTTGATGTTATAATCACAATGCCTAGTGTTATGGGTAAGTTAGGACCTCTTGGTAGAATTTTAGGACCACGTGGTTTAATGCCAAACCCTAAGACCGGTACAGTAACTATGGATGTTGCAAAAGCAGTATCTGATGTTAAAGCCGGTAAGATCGACTTCAAAGTAGATAAGACAGGAATTGTACACGCCGGGATTGGAAAAGCATCTTTTGATGCCGATAAGATTGCCGGAAACGCAAGGGAATTATTAACTACGCTGGTAAAATTGAAACCTCAGGCTGCAAAAGGTGTGTATATTAAGAGTATCCACATTTCTTCTACAATGAGCCCAAGTGTTGAGATCGATACCAAAAGGTTCACTGAGCAATAA
- the rplK gene encoding 50S ribosomal protein L11: MAKEVSKVVKLQVRGGAANPSPPVGPALGAAGVNIMEFCKQFNARTQDKPGKVLPVQITVYKDKSFDFVIKTPPAAVQILEAAKSKKGSGEPNRKKIASMSWDQVRAIAEDKMQDLNAFTVESAMKMVAGTARSMGVTIKGQAPF, from the coding sequence ATGGCAAAAGAAGTAAGTAAAGTTGTTAAACTACAAGTTCGTGGAGGTGCTGCTAACCCATCACCACCAGTTGGACCTGCTTTAGGTGCTGCCGGAGTTAATATAATGGAGTTCTGTAAGCAATTTAACGCCAGAACCCAGGATAAGCCAGGTAAAGTATTACCGGTTCAAATTACAGTATATAAAGATAAGTCTTTTGATTTTGTAATTAAGACTCCTCCGGCTGCAGTTCAAATTCTTGAAGCAGCAAAGAGTAAAAAAGGTTCAGGAGAGCCTAACCGTAAGAAGATCGCCAGCATGTCCTGGGATCAGGTTAGAGCGATTGCTGAAGACAAAATGCAGGATTTAAACGCATTTACCGTGGAATCTGCTATGAAAATGGTAGCGGGAACAGCTCGCTCTATGGGTGTAACTATTAAAGGGCAGGCGCCGTTTTAA